One genomic window of Undibacterium cyanobacteriorum includes the following:
- the glpK gene encoding glycerol kinase GlpK → MQYILALDQGTSSSRTILFNRRGELVHSAQLEFPQYYPQASWVEHNPLEIWQSQKNTIEQVLKDSKVQLRDIAGIGITNQRETCIVWHRESGKPIYPAIVWQDRRTANYCQQLREQGHADLIQQKTGLVLDPYFSATKLAWILDHVPHARQQAENGELAFGTVDTWLAYQLSEKKLHVSDVSNASRTMLWNIHTNMWDQDLLALFGIPRQLLPEIFPSSHHFGECQLFGQAIPIASIVGDQQAALFGQACFEPGMAKNTYGTGCFMLAHTGNSCAHSTHGLISTAAAQLNLQPQYALEGSVFIGGAVVQWLRDNLHIIRNSNEVEALAESVSDSDGVIFVPAFAGLGAPYWKPDAKAAIFGLHRGTTNAHIACAAIESIAFQSAELLLAMQNDYQHPIQELRVDGGAARNNALLQFQADLLGIPIVRPRITETTALGAAYLAGLSTMIFSSVDECQQLWQEERRFLPQLSREQAQLRLNEWQKAIQSLRQY, encoded by the coding sequence ATGCAGTACATCCTCGCCCTAGATCAAGGAACTTCCAGTTCCCGCACCATCCTTTTCAATCGTCGCGGCGAGCTAGTCCATAGTGCTCAGCTTGAGTTTCCGCAATACTATCCACAAGCATCTTGGGTCGAACACAATCCGCTTGAAATTTGGCAGAGCCAAAAGAACACGATCGAACAAGTTTTAAAAGATAGCAAAGTCCAACTGCGTGACATCGCGGGTATTGGTATCACCAATCAACGAGAAACCTGCATTGTGTGGCACCGCGAAAGTGGAAAGCCCATTTATCCCGCCATCGTTTGGCAAGATCGCCGCACCGCGAATTACTGTCAGCAATTACGTGAACAAGGTCATGCTGATCTGATCCAACAAAAAACCGGGCTGGTACTGGATCCCTACTTCTCGGCGACAAAACTCGCGTGGATACTTGATCATGTCCCTCATGCACGACAACAAGCAGAAAATGGTGAGCTGGCGTTTGGAACCGTCGACACTTGGCTCGCCTATCAATTAAGCGAAAAAAAATTGCATGTCAGCGATGTTAGTAACGCTTCTCGCACCATGCTTTGGAATATTCATACGAATATGTGGGATCAAGATTTACTCGCGCTGTTTGGTATTCCACGTCAACTTTTGCCTGAGATTTTTCCATCAAGCCATCACTTCGGTGAGTGCCAACTATTTGGGCAGGCGATTCCCATCGCCAGCATCGTTGGCGATCAACAAGCTGCCCTTTTTGGTCAGGCATGTTTTGAACCTGGTATGGCAAAAAATACTTATGGCACCGGTTGTTTCATGTTGGCACATACCGGGAATAGCTGCGCTCACTCAACTCATGGTCTGATTAGTACGGCTGCCGCTCAACTTAATCTCCAACCCCAATATGCACTCGAAGGAAGTGTTTTTATCGGTGGTGCGGTAGTGCAATGGCTACGCGACAATCTCCACATCATCCGAAATTCAAATGAAGTGGAAGCGCTCGCCGAATCGGTGAGCGACAGCGATGGCGTGATTTTTGTGCCCGCCTTTGCTGGACTTGGTGCTCCGTACTGGAAGCCCGATGCCAAAGCAGCGATCTTTGGCTTACATCGCGGTACAACCAATGCACATATTGCTTGTGCCGCCATCGAATCCATTGCCTTTCAAAGTGCCGAGTTATTGTTGGCGATGCAGAATGATTATCAACATCCTATCCAAGAATTACGGGTGGATGGTGGTGCCGCACGGAATAACGCATTACTCCAATTTCAAGCGGACTTACTCGGGATTCCTATTGTTCGTCCTCGTATTACGGAAACGACTGCGCTCGGCGCAGCCTATCTTGCCGGCCTCAGCACGATGATTTTTTCGTCGGTCGATGAATGCCAACAACTGTGGCAAGAAGAGCGAAGATTTTTACCACAACTTTCGCGCGAACAAGCGCAACTACGGCTCAATGAATGGCAAAAGGCCATACAAAGCTTGCGCCAATACTAA
- a CDS encoding SRPBCC family protein, giving the protein MKIVKRSLLVLLGLFLIYTAFVLSLPNQYGLSRSVTIKATPDKVYQLIASPKEWKKWSVWNQRDPNMEMSYSGPESGAGAKWAWKSKSEGNGNMKFFAAAPAQAITYELEFEGMGKPSTGALVLENKDGLTEVTWSMTGTSQGNFMMKYFVPFMDKMVGPDFESGLKNLKALAEKE; this is encoded by the coding sequence ATGAAGATCGTCAAACGTAGCCTACTCGTCTTACTCGGGCTATTTCTCATTTACACCGCATTTGTCTTAAGCCTTCCCAATCAATACGGTCTATCTCGTAGCGTTACGATCAAAGCCACGCCGGACAAAGTTTATCAATTGATCGCGTCCCCTAAAGAGTGGAAAAAATGGTCGGTATGGAATCAACGCGACCCAAATATGGAAATGAGCTATAGCGGTCCAGAGAGTGGTGCAGGCGCGAAATGGGCCTGGAAAAGTAAAAGCGAAGGCAATGGCAATATGAAATTTTTTGCCGCCGCTCCTGCTCAGGCAATTACCTATGAACTTGAATTTGAAGGCATGGGTAAACCTTCTACCGGCGCTCTTGTTTTAGAAAATAAAGATGGCTTGACCGAAGTCACATGGTCGATGACAGGCACCAGCCAAGGGAATTTCATGATGAAATACTTTGTGCCCTTCATGGACAAAATGGTCGGACCTGACTTTGAATCGGGTCTCAAAAATCTCAAGGCATTGGCGGAAAAAGAATAA